Proteins found in one Ptychodera flava strain L36383 chromosome 3, AS_Pfla_20210202, whole genome shotgun sequence genomic segment:
- the LOC139125862 gene encoding tyrosine-protein kinase FRK-like codes for MGGKPYSGMSTEEVISSVREGYRMPKPPQCSEELYTIMLSCWNAEPKKRPDFTELAAKLDKLVGDGKIHIDVDAVEQIDIHALQSDGGETC; via the exons ATGG GGGGTAAACCCTATTCCGGGATGTCCACTGAGGAAGTGATTTCATCTGTAAGAGAAGGTTATCGAATGCCAAAGCCGCCGCAATGCAGCGAAGAATT GTACACCATTATGTTGAGTTGTTGGAATGCGGAGCCGAAGAAGAGACCTGATTTCACTGAGTTAGCAGCGAAGCTTGATAAACTTGTCGGCGATGGAAAA ATTCACATCGACGTGGACGCAGTTGAACAAATCGACATACACGCACTTCAAAGCGATGGAGGAGAAACATGTTGA
- the LOC139128688 gene encoding macrophage colony-stimulating factor 1 receptor-like — protein sequence MSNEFYNGKIGNGTEVVYLDVQYSPRIASIGEIFEAEIGDVIIISCKANGFPSPKVLWYDVANDIILGNEQNRVIMIERESEQQLTTTLIITVADETYYGTYTCEASNTVQSGVLVTMKIVTPECTSFEISDESSQRSQGDTKSDEVGHFTARDHGRGKDENKFKADDQGKYYEVPVNKKRKDDDQHYTSLSPQKKDERIYQHLWKTEHLEVSREFLSIRDELHEGAFCRVVKAEAWNIAGKDGTTIVAIKTPKASADPAIRKMFLKELDLLKSIGSHQHVITLLVVVVESEPHYIILEYMGLGNLQNYLRESRSVKDDTLKVDGKRAQKGSDLMLHLRELSVE from the exons ATGTCGAATGAATTTTACAACGGAAAGATCGGTAACGGCACCGAAGTCGTATATCTTGATGTTCAAT ATTCACCAAGAATTGCCTCTATTGGAGAAATATTTGAAGCCGAAATTGGTGATGTTATCATCATCTCATGTAAAGCTAATGGATTCCCCTCTCCAAAAGTCTTGTGGTATGACGTGGCAAATGACATAATTCTGGGCAATGAACAGAACAGGGTAATCATGATAGAGCGGGAAAGCGAGCAACAGTTGACTACTACCCTGATAATCACCGTTGCGGATGAAACATATTATGGAACATATACATGTGAGGCTTCTAATACCGTTCAGTCAGGCGTTCTTGTAACGATGAAGATAGTTACCCCAG AGTGTACATCCTTTGAGATTTCGGACGAGTCGTCGCAGAGATCGCAGGGAGATACAAAGAGCGACGAGGTTGGGCACTTTACAGCCAGGGACCACGGTAGAGGGAAAGACGAAAACAAATTCAAGGCGGATGACCAGGGGAAATATTATGAAGTACCTGTGAACAAGAAGCGCAag GATGACGATCAGCATTACACGTCGCTTTCACCGCAAAAGAAAGACGAAAGAATCTACCAACATTTATGGAAAACAGAACATCTTGAGGTCTCGCGAGAATTTCTTAGCATTCGAGATGAGTTACATGAGGGCGCATTCTGTAGGGTTGTTAAAGCTGAGGCTTGGAATATTGCTGGAAAGGATGGAACAACAATCGTTGCTATAAAGACACCAAAAG CGAGCGCTGATCCTGCAATTAGGAAGATGTTCCTCAAAGAACTGGATCTGTTGAAATCCATTGGCTCTCATCAACATGTCATCACTTTGCTCGTTGTTGTGGTTGAGTCTG AACCGCACTACATCATTTTAGAGTACATGGGACTTGGCAACCTACAAAACTATCTGCGAGAAAGTAGATCTGTCAAGGATGACACATTGAAAGTAGATGGTAAACGTGCACAAAAGGGCTCTGACCTCATGCTTCATCTTCGTGAATTGTCAGTGGAATGA